In the Campylobacter concisus genome, one interval contains:
- a CDS encoding response regulator — translation MNIASLKYNFINLKDLENPTEMLHAFKDKQGLEINNDQILSLKESIKASKVINVTDAEIKEQNRHKILQKVEEILNNYSKNLIYSNNKIHSDELSKGYHFSENSYFKNIKASDSSSMLSTLKSGYLKNTKFKNLNDYAYSNTLKTKYGEVEVFLDIYGDSDKLGTTKLENNSYLFSFDSNNDGALDQKDILFDKLKVRGYDKDGNEKIANLSDVMPRVDLRQFISTNVINHNRIEREELNRKATITNNPDLYVDTKDIDYRHSYYASDPNTLFAAENRYEKIEKNDINNFFKKYAQNDGWVDLRHNNIFGKDSSFKNFAYLKVGFDDTARLSEFNPIIEPSKDYKKDENFSYTKFQKDSFMKFYKDYNAEFVAYNKMIENLGNNLKKFEENADAYISKLEKTKSAKMIAMENEFKQATGLEFSFSNLKKVKKAFITNEATAAASLQDSDSVIAMKLNKDGTIRLKFDSGREIDVKELYNDTGKLNTSSELKTSINLEAKKMSNVQLNSLDFKDIGFMQSDKIVSLKDAGAIAIANLSNKFESKFLISLNNGKSISTREIYNISYLENDLKSKEKIDERDKFYKRVDIKA, via the coding sequence ATGAATATTGCATCGTTAAAATATAACTTTATAAATTTAAAAGATTTAGAAAATCCTACAGAAATGCTCCATGCCTTTAAGGATAAACAAGGTTTAGAGATAAATAACGACCAAATTTTAAGTCTAAAAGAAAGCATAAAGGCAAGCAAAGTTATAAATGTCACTGATGCCGAGATCAAAGAGCAAAATAGGCACAAAATCCTACAAAAAGTAGAAGAAATTTTAAATAACTACTCAAAAAATCTCATCTACAGCAACAATAAAATCCACTCCGATGAGCTTTCCAAAGGCTATCATTTTAGTGAAAATTCCTACTTTAAAAATATAAAAGCTTCAGATAGCAGCAGCATGCTATCTACACTAAAAAGTGGATACCTAAAAAATACAAAATTTAAAAATTTAAACGATTACGCTTATTCAAACACTCTAAAAACAAAATATGGAGAAGTAGAAGTATTTTTAGATATTTACGGCGATAGCGACAAACTTGGCACTACAAAATTAGAAAACAATAGCTATCTTTTTAGCTTTGATAGTAATAACGACGGCGCGCTAGACCAAAAAGATATACTCTTTGATAAGCTAAAAGTAAGGGGTTATGACAAAGACGGAAATGAAAAAATAGCAAATTTAAGCGATGTGATGCCAAGGGTCGATCTTAGGCAGTTTATCAGCACAAATGTCATAAATCACAACCGAATAGAAAGAGAAGAGCTAAATCGTAAAGCAACGATCACAAATAATCCCGATCTTTACGTAGATACAAAAGATATTGATTATAGACACTCTTACTACGCCTCAGATCCAAATACTTTGTTCGCTGCAGAAAACAGATATGAAAAGATAGAGAAAAATGATATAAATAATTTCTTTAAAAAATATGCCCAAAATGACGGCTGGGTCGATCTAAGACACAATAATATCTTTGGCAAAGATAGCTCTTTTAAAAATTTTGCCTATCTTAAAGTGGGTTTTGATGATACTGCAAGACTAAGCGAGTTTAATCCGATCATTGAACCAAGCAAAGATTACAAAAAAGATGAAAATTTCTCATATACAAAATTTCAAAAAGATAGTTTTATGAAATTTTACAAAGATTATAACGCTGAGTTTGTCGCATACAACAAAATGATAGAAAATCTTGGCAATAATTTAAAGAAATTTGAAGAGAATGCGGATGCTTATATATCAAAGCTTGAGAAGACAAAATCAGCCAAAATGATCGCGATGGAAAATGAATTTAAGCAAGCAACTGGACTTGAGTTTAGTTTCTCAAATTTAAAAAAAGTAAAAAAGGCTTTTATAACAAATGAAGCCACAGCTGCCGCATCTTTGCAAGATAGCGATAGCGTCATAGCTATGAAGCTAAACAAAGATGGCACTATAAGGTTAAAATTTGATAGTGGTAGAGAGATAGACGTAAAAGAGCTTTATAACGATACTGGCAAGCTAAATACATCAAGTGAGCTAAAAACTAGCATAAATTTAGAGGCAAAAAAGATGAGTAATGTGCAGCTAAATAGCTTGGATTTTAAAGATATTGGCTTCATGCAAAGTGATAAAATCGTAAGCCTAAAAGATGCTGGAGCGATCGCTATTGCCAATCTATCTAATAAATTTGAGAGTAAATTTTTAATCAGTCTAAATAATGGCAAAAGCATATCTACAAGAGAAATTTACAATATCAGCTATCTTGAGAATGATTTAAAGAGCAAAGAAAAGATAGATGAGAGAGATAAATTTTATAAAAGGGTTGATATTAAGGCATAA
- a CDS encoding AEC family transporter, with protein sequence MNFTPLFAIFFIIATGFFAKKVGIVEQKHSIPFVDFVLCFAMPALIFDKIYHVNVDVSLINTILIGFGSTAISAVMALVLGKIFKFTKVTTVSMVMLSLFGNTLFVGMPVIQGFFGDAMVNEVIFYDQIATGIPLSILGPLILSFAAPEKVSLFQNTMKILKFPPFIALIMALILKEVPLPDFIFAPLRMFEGSVTPVALFAIGVGLNFGSITSTYKGVSVVLLCKMILPAIIFFIILKFSGIQMNRTWVVGLFQCAMPTSALASAMIIKAGLDSSLAISSVAIGVLFSFITLPVIYFVFA encoded by the coding sequence ATGAACTTCACTCCACTTTTTGCAATTTTTTTCATAATCGCAACTGGTTTTTTTGCTAAAAAAGTCGGCATTGTTGAGCAAAAGCACTCGATCCCATTTGTGGATTTTGTCCTTTGTTTTGCAATGCCTGCGCTAATTTTCGACAAAATTTATCACGTAAACGTCGATGTTTCGCTCATAAATACAATTTTAATTGGCTTTGGCTCAACAGCTATCAGCGCTGTCATGGCATTGGTGCTTGGTAAGATTTTTAAATTTACTAAAGTAACAACTGTTAGTATGGTCATGCTAAGCCTTTTTGGTAATACCCTATTTGTCGGTATGCCTGTCATTCAGGGCTTCTTTGGTGATGCGATGGTAAATGAAGTCATCTTTTACGATCAAATAGCCACTGGTATCCCGCTTTCGATCCTTGGGCCACTTATTCTCTCTTTTGCTGCACCAGAGAAGGTTTCACTATTTCAAAATACGATGAAAATTTTAAAATTTCCGCCATTTATCGCGCTTATTATGGCTCTTATCTTAAAAGAAGTACCTTTGCCTGATTTTATCTTTGCTCCACTTAGGATGTTTGAAGGTAGCGTTACTCCGGTGGCACTTTTTGCGATTGGTGTTGGTCTTAACTTTGGCAGTATCACAAGCACATACAAAGGCGTTAGCGTCGTGCTTTTATGCAAGATGATCTTGCCAGCTATCATATTTTTCATCATACTAAAATTTTCAGGTATCCAAATGAATAGAACATGGGTAGTTGGTCTCTTTCAATGTGCAATGCCAACATCAGCCCTTGCAAGTGCAATGATCATAAAAGCTGGGCTTGATAGCTCATTAGCCATTTCATCAGTGGCCATTGGAGTGCTATTTTCATTTATCACGCTTCCAGTTATATATTTTGTATTTGCGTAA
- a CDS encoding pyruvate kinase — protein MKKLLLVALGAMFMLGGLANATEMMKKDDMGKDEMMKKEQMMKDDMAKKPMVKKDEMKKDDMGMKDEMKKDDMGMKKDEMKKGM, from the coding sequence ATGAAGAAATTACTGCTAGTTGCACTTGGTGCTATGTTTATGCTTGGTGGTCTTGCAAATGCTACTGAAATGATGAAAAAAGATGACATGGGCAAAGACGAGATGATGAAGAAAGAGCAGATGATGAAAGATGACATGGCTAAAAAACCCATGGTAAAAAAAGATGAGATGAAAAAAGACGACATGGGCATGAAAGATGAAATGAAGAAAGACGACATGGGTATGAAAAAAGACGAAATGAAAAAAGGTATGTAA
- a CDS encoding response regulator transcription factor has translation MVRILLVEDDEILLDLISEYLSENGYEVTTSDNAKEALDLAYEQNFDLLILDVKIPQGDGFSLLSSLRELGVSAPSIFTTSLNTIDDLEKGYKSGCDDYLKKPFELKELLIRIQALLKRNFSHHSGDAIKISSDFSFHPQSKTLSKDGKNVNISIKESDLLALFLQNKGKILTKDEIFNKIWKFDEEPSELSLRVYIKNLRQILGKDTILNRRGDGYVYV, from the coding sequence ATGGTTAGAATTTTGCTCGTTGAAGATGATGAAATTTTACTTGATCTCATCAGTGAGTATCTAAGCGAAAATGGATATGAGGTCACTACTTCAGATAATGCCAAAGAAGCGCTTGATCTCGCCTACGAACAAAATTTTGACCTGCTTATACTTGACGTCAAAATCCCACAAGGAGATGGCTTTTCACTTCTTTCTTCCTTAAGAGAGCTAGGTGTTAGCGCACCTAGCATCTTTACCACCTCGCTAAATACCATTGATGATCTTGAAAAAGGCTACAAAAGTGGCTGCGACGACTATCTAAAAAAGCCATTTGAGCTAAAAGAACTACTCATACGTATACAAGCACTTCTAAAGAGAAATTTCTCACATCACAGTGGAGATGCGATCAAAATTTCAAGCGATTTTAGCTTTCATCCGCAGAGCAAAACACTAAGCAAAGATGGCAAAAATGTAAATATCTCGATTAAAGAGAGCGACCTACTCGCCCTATTTTTGCAAAACAAAGGCAAAATTTTAACTAAAGATGAGATTTTTAATAAAATTTGGAAATTTGACGAGGAGCCAAGCGAGCTTAGCCTTCGTGTCTATATCAAGAATTTACGCCAAATTTTAGGCAAAGATACCATATTAAATAGGCGTGGGGACGGCTATGTCTATGTCTGA
- a CDS encoding sensor histidine kinase, whose amino-acid sequence MSEKTQILFKILSLYLVSTVLFLGYFFIHDYKNKKEALILNEVKSLKEIKMGIYMKARMNGLDSISSLTKEKGVHACIVLKNGEKIYKDFDCQKIDKSKNVNLIGGKVAIFEKIQYMDDNTTDELSHADIFLVGKDIKAEILSLQISTTLKALFFFFALLFVAFYLAKLSLRPLYEKIDTLNRFIKDSTHEINTPLSVISMSIETADLDNLNERNLKRFNNISLAAKSLNNIYDALVHLSFNLDKPSKKELIDLNLLTTQRLNYFSPFFAKRGLKIEASLKPSFINADLEDMSKILDNLLSNASKYASSNSKVRIILEPNFFSITNLGHGISKEQQMQIFDRYTRFNDDQGGFGIGLSLVKSCCIKNGIDVKCQSELGKETTFSLSWKD is encoded by the coding sequence ATGTCTGAAAAGACGCAAATTTTATTTAAAATTTTATCCCTCTATCTTGTTAGCACTGTGCTATTTTTAGGATATTTTTTCATACATGACTATAAAAACAAAAAAGAAGCGCTCATTTTAAACGAGGTGAAGTCTTTAAAAGAGATAAAAATGGGCATTTACATGAAAGCTAGAATGAATGGACTTGATTCAATTTCAAGTCTAACAAAAGAGAAAGGCGTACATGCTTGCATCGTGCTAAAAAATGGTGAGAAAATTTACAAAGACTTTGACTGCCAAAAAATCGACAAAAGCAAAAATGTAAATTTGATCGGCGGCAAGGTCGCGATATTTGAAAAGATCCAGTACATGGACGACAACACTACAGACGAGCTCTCACACGCAGATATTTTTCTAGTTGGTAAAGATATCAAGGCTGAAATTTTATCTTTACAAATTTCAACCACGCTAAAGGCGCTCTTTTTCTTTTTTGCCCTGCTCTTTGTCGCCTTTTATCTCGCAAAACTAAGCCTAAGACCGCTTTATGAAAAGATAGATACGCTAAACCGCTTTATAAAAGACTCAACACACGAGATAAACACGCCTCTAAGCGTCATCTCGATGAGCATAGAAACGGCCGATCTTGACAACCTAAATGAGCGAAATTTAAAGCGTTTTAATAATATCAGCCTTGCCGCAAAGAGCCTAAATAACATTTATGACGCACTCGTTCATCTAAGCTTTAACCTAGATAAGCCTAGCAAAAAAGAGCTCATAGATCTAAATTTACTAACCACACAAAGACTGAACTATTTCTCGCCATTTTTTGCAAAACGCGGGCTTAAGATAGAGGCTAGTTTAAAGCCTAGCTTCATAAACGCAGACCTTGAAGATATGAGCAAAATTTTAGACAACCTCTTAAGTAACGCCTCAAAATATGCATCATCAAATTCAAAAGTTCGCATCATTTTAGAGCCAAATTTCTTTAGCATAACTAATCTAGGTCACGGTATCAGCAAGGAGCAACAGATGCAAATTTTTGATCGCTACACGAGATTTAACGACGATCAGGGTGGCTTTGGCATAGGACTAAGCTTGGTTAAGAGTTGCTGCATAAAAAATGGTATAGATGTAAAGTGTCAAAGTGAGCTTGGTAAAGAAACTACTTTTTCGCTTTCTTGGAAAGACTAA
- a CDS encoding aldehyde dehydrogenase family protein, translating to MKLLEKYGLFINGEWRDAKDGATLDAKNPANGEHLAKIADATEEDVNDAVRAAREAFKKFKHTTVSERAKLLNKIADIIDENKDHLAKVESMDNGKPIRETLNVDIPFAAEHFRYFAGVIMGEEGSANVLDEKQLSIVLREPLGVVGQIVPWNFPFLMAAWKLAPVIAAGDASVFKPSSETSLSVLELFRLIDKILPKGLINIVTGRGSKSGEWIKNHPGLDKLAFTGSTEIGRDIAIAAARRIIPATLELGGKSANIFFRDANLDKALDGLQLGILFNQGQVCCAGSRIFVEESFYDKFIEAAVKKFSTIKVGDPLDPNTQMGSQINKKQAEQILEYVEIGKKEGAKVAVGGKAYTANGCDKGAFVEPTLLVDVTNDMRVAQEEIFGPVGVVIKFKDEAELIKMVNDSEYGLGGGIFTQDITKALRVARSMETGRVWINTYNQIPAGSPFGGYKNSGIGRETHKIILEHYTQMKNIMIDLTGKVSGFYAQ from the coding sequence ATGAAGTTACTAGAAAAATATGGGCTTTTCATAAATGGTGAGTGGCGCGACGCGAAAGACGGCGCTACCCTTGATGCTAAAAATCCAGCAAACGGCGAGCACCTTGCAAAGATCGCAGATGCGACTGAAGAAGATGTAAATGACGCTGTACGTGCTGCACGTGAGGCTTTTAAGAAATTTAAACACACCACAGTTAGCGAGCGAGCAAAACTGCTAAACAAGATCGCTGACATCATCGATGAAAACAAAGATCATTTGGCAAAAGTCGAGAGTATGGATAACGGCAAGCCGATCCGCGAGACGCTAAATGTTGATATTCCTTTTGCGGCAGAGCATTTTAGGTACTTTGCAGGTGTCATCATGGGCGAAGAAGGCAGCGCGAATGTGCTTGACGAGAAACAACTCTCTATCGTTTTACGCGAGCCACTAGGAGTTGTTGGTCAGATCGTGCCTTGGAATTTTCCATTTTTAATGGCAGCTTGGAAGCTAGCTCCAGTGATCGCAGCAGGTGATGCGAGCGTATTTAAGCCTTCAAGCGAGACAAGTCTAAGCGTACTTGAGCTATTTAGGCTGATAGATAAAATTTTGCCAAAAGGCCTTATTAACATCGTAACCGGCAGAGGCAGCAAGAGTGGCGAGTGGATCAAAAACCATCCAGGCCTTGACAAGCTAGCATTTACTGGTTCAACCGAGATCGGCCGCGATATCGCCATAGCTGCGGCTCGTCGCATCATCCCAGCTACACTTGAGCTTGGTGGTAAGAGCGCAAATATCTTCTTTAGAGACGCAAATTTAGACAAAGCGCTTGATGGTCTTCAGCTTGGAATATTATTTAACCAAGGTCAAGTTTGCTGCGCAGGATCTAGAATTTTCGTAGAAGAGAGCTTTTACGACAAATTTATAGAGGCTGCGGTTAAGAAATTTAGCACCATAAAAGTTGGCGATCCGCTAGATCCAAACACACAAATGGGCTCACAAATCAATAAAAAACAAGCTGAGCAGATATTAGAGTATGTCGAGATCGGCAAAAAAGAAGGCGCAAAAGTAGCAGTCGGTGGCAAAGCCTACACTGCAAATGGTTGCGACAAGGGCGCATTTGTCGAGCCAACGCTACTAGTTGATGTGACAAACGACATGAGAGTGGCTCAGGAAGAAATTTTTGGACCAGTTGGCGTTGTGATCAAATTTAAAGATGAAGCCGAGCTTATCAAAATGGTAAATGATAGCGAGTATGGCCTAGGTGGCGGAATTTTCACGCAAGACATCACAAAAGCGCTAAGAGTTGCAAGGTCTATGGAAACTGGCAGGGTATGGATCAACACCTACAACCAAATCCCAGCAGGCAGCCCATTTGGCGGATATAAAAACTCAGGTATCGGCCGCGAAACGCACAAAATCATCCTTGAGCACTACACTCAAATGAAAAATATCATGATTGACCTAACCGGCAAGGTTAGCGGCTTTTACGCACAATGA
- a CDS encoding metallophosphoesterase has product MSEQIYIIGDVHGCFNTLLELIKQFPDKEKSQICFVGDVIDRGLFSCDVVELIIQNNYKMVMGNHERRLLSNKLEFLNNKVPFDRSWFFGNGGEETYRSYLGQSVEFKQRHVDFLETRPVYLEFKECKNQNGEHLVVSHSAVGKFWDLRDDDSSKDEFRRHVLSGRGDMMQVEGIFNVYGHTPVREAKLYTNSANIDTGCVFNEEGYDRLSALEFPSMKIYTQKNVENFNKQG; this is encoded by the coding sequence TTGAGCGAGCAAATTTATATCATAGGCGATGTGCACGGCTGTTTTAACACACTTTTAGAGCTTATCAAGCAGTTTCCAGACAAAGAAAAATCACAAATTTGCTTTGTCGGAGATGTGATAGATCGGGGGCTTTTTAGTTGCGATGTAGTCGAGCTTATCATACAAAATAACTATAAAATGGTAATGGGAAATCATGAGCGTAGGCTGCTAAGTAATAAACTTGAATTTCTAAACAACAAAGTGCCATTTGACAGGAGCTGGTTCTTTGGAAACGGCGGAGAAGAGACATATAGATCATACCTTGGACAAAGTGTGGAGTTTAAGCAAAGGCATGTGGATTTTTTAGAAACAAGGCCAGTTTATCTGGAGTTTAAAGAGTGTAAAAACCAAAATGGCGAGCATTTGGTCGTTTCGCACTCGGCTGTTGGTAAATTTTGGGACTTAAGAGATGATGATAGCTCAAAAGATGAGTTTAGAAGGCATGTACTATCGGGCAGAGGCGATATGATGCAAGTTGAAGGCATATTTAATGTCTATGGCCATACGCCAGTGCGTGAGGCTAAGCTCTATACAAATAGCGCCAATATCGATACGGGATGTGTTTTTAACGAAGAAGGATATGACAGGCTAAGTGCCTTAGAATTTCCATCGATGAAAATTTATACGCAAAAAAATGTTGAAAATTTTAATAAACAAGGATAA
- a CDS encoding YihY family inner membrane protein, with the protein MSRLSLSKQNLKEFLNLLPTLKDKELFHYASSLSFHTILSIIPILLISFSIFTKLPSFEDYYAKIQDFIFSALLPSNQEIISNYLQNFLQNSGNLGIVGFVAMIFTSAMFFSDYEYVVLKVTRASRARGFWSALSSYWTLITLAPLGLAGSFYLSSLIQEMLNSNVITNSINFLSIFPYLIIWAIFCITYLISVNDEIKFKSAFFSSFAASLVWYIGKSAFVYYVLYNKTYLSVYGSFSAVLFFFVWIYISWIIFLYGLKLCAYLSNSSKFKR; encoded by the coding sequence ATGAGCCGTTTGTCCTTAAGTAAGCAAAATTTAAAGGAGTTTTTAAATTTGCTCCCAACGCTTAAGGACAAAGAGCTCTTTCACTATGCCTCAAGCCTTAGTTTTCATACGATTTTATCGATCATTCCGATACTTCTTATATCGTTTTCTATCTTTACAAAACTTCCTAGTTTTGAGGACTATTACGCCAAAATTCAAGACTTTATCTTCTCGGCTCTTTTGCCAAGTAATCAAGAGATCATCTCAAACTATTTGCAAAATTTCTTACAAAATAGCGGAAATTTGGGCATAGTTGGCTTTGTAGCGATGATATTTACATCGGCTATGTTTTTTAGTGACTACGAGTATGTAGTTTTAAAAGTGACACGTGCAAGTAGAGCTAGAGGATTTTGGTCAGCACTTAGCTCGTATTGGACGCTTATCACGCTTGCACCACTTGGTCTTGCTGGTAGTTTTTATCTTTCAAGCCTCATTCAAGAGATGCTAAACTCAAACGTGATCACAAACTCGATAAATTTTTTAAGCATATTCCCATATCTCATCATCTGGGCGATATTTTGCATCACATATCTCATCTCTGTAAATGACGAGATAAAGTTTAAAAGCGCTTTTTTTAGCTCATTTGCTGCTTCGCTCGTTTGGTATATTGGCAAGTCAGCCTTTGTCTACTACGTCCTTTATAACAAAACCTATCTAAGCGTTTATGGCTCTTTTTCGGCCGTGCTTTTCTTCTTTGTCTGGATCTACATCTCGTGGATCATCTTTTTATATGGGCTAAAGCTTTGTGCTTACCTCTCAAATAGCTCAAAATTTAAAAGATAA
- a CDS encoding plasminogen-binding N-terminal domain-containing protein, with product MKRIFVILSLVFGFAFGADFSLNEYRTPIISVDSDGTATIVDSPEILIGSSGIVLHKFDTDSSIIARVSVVSKNAGFAKIRFEVFDLLEQKALPLPGIAPANGDMVVLNYLYNRSLIIVPNKEIYEEITGAFPNMIFIHPDLIGAYLSYEYKPNPSRDDFRKMCAQSAAGLIFVAMDGRSVFADCQSFKVLKEFKSGEVEYYQLPFYTRVSDIDTVFWKLNSEHINNYDAHYEKLFEEDN from the coding sequence TTGAAACGTATATTTGTGATTTTATCGCTAGTTTTTGGCTTTGCTTTTGGGGCTGATTTTTCTTTAAATGAGTATAGAACTCCTATAATTAGTGTCGATAGTGATGGCACAGCAACGATAGTCGATAGTCCAGAAATTTTAATCGGCTCAAGTGGTATTGTGCTTCACAAATTTGATACTGATAGCTCTATCATCGCAAGAGTTAGTGTTGTATCAAAAAATGCTGGCTTTGCTAAGATTAGATTTGAGGTGTTTGATCTGCTTGAGCAAAAGGCGCTCCCACTTCCAGGCATAGCACCTGCAAATGGCGATATGGTCGTGCTAAACTATCTTTATAACCGCTCATTAATCATCGTGCCAAATAAAGAAATTTATGAAGAGATCACAGGCGCGTTTCCTAATATGATATTTATCCATCCAGATCTTATTGGAGCATATCTAAGCTACGAGTACAAACCAAATCCAAGCAGAGATGACTTTAGAAAAATGTGCGCTCAAAGCGCAGCTGGTTTAATTTTCGTAGCGATGGATGGCAGAAGCGTTTTTGCTGATTGCCAAAGCTTTAAAGTACTAAAAGAATTTAAAAGTGGTGAGGTTGAGTACTATCAGCTACCATTTTATACAAGAGTTAGCGACATAGACACCGTCTTTTGGAAGCTAAATAGCGAGCACATCAACAACTACGACGCTCACTACGAAAAACTTTTCGAAGAAGATAACTGA